One window from the genome of Glycine soja cultivar W05 chromosome 12, ASM419377v2, whole genome shotgun sequence encodes:
- the LOC114380358 gene encoding uncharacterized protein LOC114380358 has protein sequence MADQPKFHPALTITNVKSLIPITLDAEHGMYHSWAALFKVPIRVHDLHHHIISPTEAHEVAAYAASKAVDPALWKRLDAAVLQWIYGTISTDLLHAILLKDDTAQGAWARLESMFQDNKASRATHLEEELADLNFENFSSIDSYCNHIKSLVDQLADVDAPLTNTADWFSNSRQGYLRPMPGR, from the coding sequence ATGGCCGATCAACCCAAATTCCATCCTGCTTTGACTATCACCAATGTTAAGTCCCTCATTCCCATAACGTTGGATGCGGAGCATGGCATGTATCACTCTTGGGCGGCTTTATTCAAGGTCCCTATTAGGGTTCATGATTTACATCACCACATCATCTCTCCTACGGAGGCACATGAGGTAGCCGCCTATGCCGCATCCAAAGCCGTAGACCCTGCTCTATGGAAGCGACTCGATGCCGCGGTGCTTCAATGGATATACGGGACTATATCCACCGATCTCCTTCACGCTATCTTGCTTAAAGATGACACAGCTCAAGGGGCGTGGGCTCGTCTCGAATCTATGTTTCAGGACAACAAGGCTTCTCGGGCTACTCATCTTGAAGAGGAACTTGCGGACCttaattttgagaatttttcgTCGATTGATAGCTATTGTAATCACATCAAGTCGTTGGTTGATCAACTTGCCGATGTTGATGCCCCTCTCACCAACACAGCAGATTGGTTCTCAAACTCACGACAAGGCTACCTGAGGCCTATGCCGGGACGGTAG
- the LOC114380359 gene encoding uncharacterized protein LOC114380359, with amino-acid sequence MTTTTISPLPKDPASAIRDPNWKNAMLDEFNALVSNKTWVLVPRPPDVNVIRSMCIFCHKRKSNGSFEWHKARLVGDGKTQQSGVDYDETFSPVVKPATIRSVLSIAVSKSWHIHQLDVKNAFLHGYLNETVYMHQPMGFRDKGRPDHVCLLKKSLYGLKQAPRAWYQHFAYFVATIGFSHSKSDHSLFTYSQGLDMAYILLYVDDIILTASLDRLRKHFMALLGAEFAMKDLGPLSFFLGIVVSRDANDMFLSQKQYATEIIDRAGMANCSSCPIPVDTKPKLSASNDSPYEDPRKYHSLAGALQYLTFTRPDISYVVQQICLHMHDPRNEHMSVIKFILRYLQGTLSYGLHLYKSSFNKLISYTDAGRRGCLNTRRSTSGYCVFLGDNLISWSSKRQPTLSRSSAETEY; translated from the coding sequence ATGACTACCACTACTATATCTCCCTTACCCAAAGATCCAGCTAGTGCTATTCGTGACCCGAATTGGAAAAATGCAATGTTAGATGAATTTAATGCTCTTGTTTCTAATAAAACATGGGTATTGGTACCTAGGCCACCAGATGTGAATGTAATCAGGTCTATGTGTATTTTTTGCCATAAACGAAAATCTAATGGTTCTTTTGAGTGGCATAAAGCTCGTCTTGTAGGTGATGGGAAAACACAGCAGTCAGGTGTTGATTATGATGAGACCTTTAGTCCGGTTGTCAAACCGGCTACTATTCGTTCTGTTCTTAGCATTGCTGTTTCTAAATCTTGGCATATTCACCAATTAGATGTCAAGAATGCTTTCTTACATGGCTATCTCAATGAGACAGTTTATATGCATCAGCCCATGGGTTTCCGCGACAAAGGTCGCCCGGATCATGTGTGTTTACTAAAGAAATCTCTCTATGGCCTTAAACAGGCTCCGCGGGCCTGGTATCAGCATTTTGCATATTTTGTTGCCACCATTGGTTTTTCTCACAGTAAATCTGATCACTCATTATTTACTTACAGTCAGGGCTTGGATATggcatatattttgttatatgttgatgatattattcttACAGCTTCATTAGATCGATTGAGAAAGCATTTTATGGCTCTCTTGGGTGCCGAGTTTGCTATGAAGGATCTAGGTCCTCTAAGCTTCTTTTTGGGGATTGTTGTGTCCCGCGATGCTAATGATATGTTCTTATCTCAGAAACAGTACGCCACAGAGATCATTGATAGAGCTGGTATGGCTAATTGCAGCTCTTGTCCCATTCCTGTTGACACCAAACCAAAACTTAGTGCATCGAATGATTCACCTTATGAGGATCCTAGGAAGTACCACAGTCTGGCTGGTGCCTTACAATATCTTACCTTTACTAGACCTGACATCTCTTATGTAGTTCAACAAATCTGCCTTCACATGCATGATCCTAGAAACGAGCATATGAGTGTTATTAAGTTTATTTTGCGCTATTTGCAGGGTACTTTGTCTTATGGTCTACACTTGTATAAATCCTCTTTCAACAAGCTCATTTCTTATACTGATGCTGGCAGGCGAGGATGCCTGAATACTAGACGTTCTACTTCCGGATATTGTGTTTTTCTAGGTGACAACTTGATATCATGGTCGTCCAAAAGACAACCAACTTTGTCACGTTCCAGTGCTGAGACTGAATATTGA